A portion of the Oxynema aestuarii AP17 genome contains these proteins:
- a CDS encoding Rid family detoxifying hydrolase, producing the protein MSKTVIQTESAPAPVGPYNQAIVAGGQLVFVAGQIALDPQTGEIVGPDDVVKQTRQVMANLEAILTASGATFEQVVKTTVFLANMNDFATVNAVYAEYFPEASAPARAAIEVSRLPKDVLVEIDCIAVI; encoded by the coding sequence ATGAGTAAAACAGTTATCCAGACCGAAAGCGCTCCCGCCCCCGTCGGGCCTTACAATCAGGCGATCGTCGCCGGGGGTCAGCTCGTCTTCGTCGCGGGTCAAATTGCCCTCGATCCGCAGACGGGCGAAATTGTCGGCCCCGATGATGTAGTCAAACAAACTCGGCAGGTGATGGCGAATTTAGAGGCCATCCTGACCGCTTCCGGAGCGACCTTCGAGCAGGTGGTCAAAACTACGGTCTTTTTAGCCAATATGAACGACTTTGCCACGGTCAATGCGGTCTATGCCGAGTATTTTCCGGAAGCGAGTGCCCCCGCCCGCGCGGCGATCGAGGTGTCTCGTCTGCCGAAAGATGTTCTCGTCGAAATTGACTGCATTGCCGTCATTTAA
- a CDS encoding plasmid segregation centromere-binding protein ParR, whose translation MRLWSNNTKKRVEFTDEVADRTLLASVEAELAKHPSKSFSHLCKQALWQLLHVPDSVRPTSSMGAVDEQIARLQGQLANLEQRIAAKEANRLDEIERQVQQLTVQVSQLAIAVGQGGSFSGSPPQPEPEPEPPPQPVDPMLSRLSSLVDDF comes from the coding sequence ATGAGACTGTGGTCAAACAACACAAAGAAGCGTGTCGAGTTTACCGACGAGGTGGCCGACCGGACTTTGTTAGCCTCTGTAGAAGCTGAGTTAGCAAAGCACCCGTCGAAAAGTTTCAGTCATTTGTGCAAGCAAGCCCTGTGGCAGTTGTTACACGTTCCGGACTCGGTACGACCGACATCCTCAATGGGTGCCGTTGACGAGCAAATTGCCCGCCTCCAGGGTCAATTGGCGAATTTGGAACAGCGTATTGCCGCCAAGGAAGCAAATCGACTCGACGAGATCGAACGTCAGGTGCAGCAACTCACTGTGCAGGTGTCGCAGTTGGCGATCGCAGTCGGTCAAGGCGGCTCTTTCTCTGGGTCGCCTCCTCAGCCAGAACCGGAACCGGAACCTCCACCGCAACCTGTCGATCCGATGTTGAGTCGTTTGAGCTCGTTAGTCGATGATTTTTAA
- a CDS encoding ParM/StbA family protein → MTTNKSSNTFRTTILSVDLGRTATKACVNRDPNQVVFIPSNVKCVPIEKLRGGEFEARPSDALMDIWLESQGRGYALGQLAADFGADLGVGASKVENSLTKVLACVGYFGIENDVAIVLGLPFHSQDEFEQEKEEIVNLLTGSHQMNYRGQPISVNVQKVWVMPEGYGSLIWCESQEKADKKGSSPDFSKLSVAVVDIGHQTTDCLMVDSFRLARGASQSEAFGMSEFYKRVAVEVEKVAQSDIKVDSQSLTLINAVNRPRGERFFRPRGAVKPINLDDFLPNLQEHFARELSDRVVAWLPERVTDVILTGGGGEFFYAGLEPLLKGAGLRVHLAQPSRQANSVGQYLYAEAQLAAASSFNRSSRA, encoded by the coding sequence ATGACCACGAATAAATCGTCCAATACCTTTAGAACTACAATTCTCAGTGTAGACCTGGGACGAACCGCGACCAAAGCCTGCGTCAATCGCGACCCCAATCAAGTCGTGTTCATCCCCTCCAACGTCAAATGCGTCCCCATCGAAAAACTGCGCGGTGGCGAGTTTGAAGCCCGCCCCAGCGATGCGTTGATGGATATTTGGCTCGAATCCCAAGGACGCGGTTATGCCCTCGGTCAATTGGCGGCGGACTTCGGCGCCGATCTCGGCGTCGGCGCTTCCAAAGTGGAGAATTCTTTGACCAAGGTTTTAGCTTGTGTCGGCTATTTCGGTATCGAGAACGACGTGGCGATCGTTTTGGGGCTGCCGTTTCACTCGCAAGACGAGTTCGAGCAAGAAAAAGAAGAAATTGTCAACCTCCTGACCGGATCCCACCAAATGAACTATCGCGGTCAGCCGATCTCGGTCAACGTCCAGAAAGTTTGGGTGATGCCCGAAGGCTACGGCAGTCTCATTTGGTGCGAATCTCAAGAAAAAGCCGATAAAAAAGGCAGTTCTCCCGACTTTTCCAAACTTTCCGTCGCCGTCGTCGATATCGGACACCAAACTACCGATTGTCTGATGGTCGATTCTTTCCGCTTGGCTCGCGGGGCCTCTCAAAGCGAAGCGTTCGGCATGAGCGAATTTTACAAGCGCGTCGCGGTGGAAGTTGAAAAAGTCGCTCAATCGGATATAAAGGTAGACAGCCAGTCTTTAACCTTGATTAATGCGGTCAACCGTCCTCGCGGGGAACGCTTCTTCCGCCCTCGTGGTGCCGTTAAACCGATCAACCTCGACGATTTTCTCCCGAATCTTCAAGAACATTTCGCTCGCGAATTGTCCGATCGCGTCGTGGCTTGGCTTCCCGAACGGGTGACCGATGTCATTCTCACCGGAGGCGGCGGCGAATTCTTCTATGCAGGACTCGAACCCCTACTCAAGGGCGCTGGACTGAGAGTGCATTTAGCCCAACCTTCGCGACAAGCGAACTCGGTGGGTCAGTATCTGTACGCTGAGGCGCAACTGGCTGCTGCATCTTCGTTCAACCGATCCTCTAGAGCCTAA
- a CDS encoding PAS domain S-box protein, protein MKLLKSRQKGTLEPESRFHDRPVHPQAIGIRSRAKIAGVKPNPLNSQSPTGTRVMNRNNPFFNHNPSRKGDVRELSPQENRAPHEPTGSTCECATRWQAHPSSHCPVSCSRLRLLEGILSSLDEAIWSVSVSRGETFYVSPAAERIYGRAIADFFNDPHLWFDTIHPDDRPRVERVLARVTSERGWDLQYRIVRPDGEIRWLHERASLIRDPLTRADRLDGIAADITDRHPPASTPGSDRPPSREQLYREALRHFPNGAIVIFDENLRYIVAEGRGLVEVGLLSEVLEGQTIDQVFPPSIVADIEPQYRAVFNGVDSLNQIVYGDRVYQVYTVPLLDKSGAVFAGMAVTQDITHNQQIQEALRESEERWQLVLEANNDGIWDWNIKTGEVFFSARWKEQLGYADAEIANQLQEWHDRIHPDDRESVLAAIADHFQRDSEFYVAQYRLRAKNGDYKWILDRGKARWDEDGNPKRMSGSHADISERQAIEQALRESQQKYKSLFEAFPIGISITDGNGSLLEANPASERILGLSLDEHTSRRYDEESWAIVRSDGTPMPAEEFASVRALKENRTVENVEMGIVKGDGQITWISVTAAPIPLADYGVTIGYIDITERKETEFALRESEERFRSLVDSMNDIVFTLDLQGRHTGIFGCGYEQYQVDPRYFIGKTARDLFGPEAARVHETANRQALAGEQVIYEWSAPSPNGNLQYFQTLLSPLRDPGGAPIGLVGVGRDISDRKRAEEEKSRLIASLRASEAKLAQAQRVAHLGSWEFEIDTQAFSWSQQCYSIFGVSEDTVLDYEAHLAQIHPEDRPLWQGTIARALEDGCCYQFIYRVYGADGCLRYVETRGEGIFASQERNPDRAEDGEEVCDRVVRLFGTVMDVTERQKAQIALQESEAKYRALMNEAVDAILLSDAQGYILEANKKAEQLLGYSQQELRGMHSRQLYPRQERSRILSSLHQTARYGKSEVLNTQVLCRDGYTIWVDLASSVVEWGRDRRVEQSILRDITFRIETERMLRQQAQRERLMGSIAQQIRQSLELSEILNAAVVRVRQFLRGDRVAIFRFESDWSGKIVAESVAEGWTSLMGLQIEDPCFQEKYVPLYRGGRIHRVEDVERSPLPPCYLQLLARFEARACLVVPIAQGERLWGLLVAHQCRSPRPWPESEVNFLSQLASQVGIATQQSQLYEDLKVANGELQRLATLDGLTQLANRRRFDEYLEQEWRRLAREREPLSLIMADIDFFKSYNDTYGHQAGDECLKQVARTIAATVKRPADVVARYGGEEFAVILPKTNLQGAEWLARRICDRVRGLQLPHSGSAIESWVTLSLGTATCIPTADGSANLLVAHADRALYEAKLRGRNRCYALLSHCTR, encoded by the coding sequence TTGAAATTATTAAAATCGAGGCAGAAGGGAACTCTAGAACCAGAATCGAGGTTTCACGATCGCCCCGTTCACCCCCAGGCGATCGGCATCCGTTCCCGAGCCAAAATCGCCGGGGTGAAACCCAATCCGTTGAATTCCCAATCGCCGACAGGGACGAGGGTGATGAACCGTAACAATCCATTTTTCAATCACAATCCAAGCCGAAAAGGGGACGTTCGCGAACTGTCTCCCCAGGAGAATCGCGCGCCCCACGAGCCGACGGGTTCGACCTGCGAGTGTGCGACCCGATGGCAAGCGCATCCCAGTAGCCATTGTCCCGTCTCCTGTAGTCGTCTCCGTCTGCTCGAAGGGATCCTCTCCTCCCTCGACGAGGCCATTTGGTCTGTCAGTGTTTCGCGAGGGGAGACCTTTTACGTCAGTCCGGCTGCCGAACGTATTTACGGACGGGCGATCGCCGATTTTTTCAACGATCCCCACCTGTGGTTCGACACCATCCATCCTGACGATCGCCCCCGAGTCGAACGGGTACTCGCTCGGGTGACGAGCGAACGCGGCTGGGATTTACAATATCGGATCGTGCGACCCGACGGCGAGATCCGATGGCTGCACGAACGAGCTTCTTTAATTCGCGACCCCCTCACTCGGGCCGACCGCCTCGACGGGATCGCTGCCGACATCACCGACCGTCACCCACCTGCGTCAACTCCCGGCAGCGATCGCCCCCCGTCCCGAGAACAATTGTATCGAGAAGCCCTGCGACATTTTCCCAACGGGGCGATCGTCATTTTCGACGAAAACCTGCGCTACATCGTCGCCGAAGGTCGGGGATTGGTCGAAGTCGGACTATTGAGCGAAGTCCTCGAAGGGCAAACCATCGACCAAGTTTTCCCACCGTCGATCGTCGCCGACATCGAACCGCAATATCGAGCCGTCTTCAACGGCGTGGACAGCCTCAACCAGATCGTCTACGGCGATCGCGTTTACCAAGTTTACACCGTTCCCCTACTCGACAAATCCGGCGCCGTCTTCGCCGGAATGGCCGTGACCCAAGATATCACCCACAACCAGCAGATCCAAGAAGCCCTGCGCGAAAGCGAGGAACGCTGGCAATTGGTGCTAGAAGCGAATAATGACGGCATTTGGGACTGGAATATCAAAACGGGGGAAGTCTTCTTTTCGGCGCGCTGGAAAGAGCAACTGGGCTATGCAGACGCCGAAATCGCCAACCAGCTCCAGGAATGGCACGATCGCATTCATCCCGACGATCGCGAGTCCGTATTGGCGGCGATCGCGGATCACTTCCAACGCGACAGCGAGTTCTACGTCGCCCAATATCGCCTGCGAGCGAAAAACGGCGATTACAAATGGATTCTCGACCGAGGCAAAGCGCGCTGGGACGAGGACGGCAACCCAAAGCGGATGAGCGGTTCTCATGCCGATATCAGCGAACGGCAGGCGATCGAACAAGCATTGAGAGAAAGCCAGCAAAAATATAAAAGTCTCTTTGAAGCCTTTCCGATCGGGATTTCGATTACCGACGGCAACGGCAGCTTGCTCGAAGCCAATCCCGCTTCGGAACGCATTTTGGGCCTGTCCCTCGACGAACATACCTCCCGCCGATACGACGAGGAATCCTGGGCGATCGTGCGATCGGACGGCACCCCCATGCCTGCCGAAGAATTTGCCAGCGTGCGCGCCCTCAAAGAAAATCGAACGGTCGAAAATGTGGAAATGGGGATCGTCAAAGGCGACGGCCAAATCACCTGGATTAGCGTGACGGCGGCCCCGATTCCCTTAGCGGATTACGGCGTCACGATCGGCTATATTGACATTACCGAACGCAAAGAAACGGAATTCGCTCTGCGCGAGAGTGAGGAACGTTTCCGCAGCTTGGTCGATTCGATGAACGATATCGTCTTTACCCTCGATCTCCAAGGACGACATACGGGAATCTTCGGCTGCGGTTACGAACAGTACCAAGTCGATCCGCGCTATTTTATCGGGAAAACCGCCCGCGACCTGTTCGGCCCCGAAGCGGCGCGGGTTCACGAAACCGCCAATCGTCAAGCCCTCGCGGGAGAGCAAGTCATTTACGAATGGTCCGCCCCGAGTCCGAACGGCAACCTGCAATATTTTCAAACCTTGCTCTCGCCGTTGAGAGATCCTGGAGGAGCGCCGATCGGCTTAGTGGGGGTCGGTCGGGATATCAGCGATCGCAAACGGGCCGAAGAAGAAAAAAGCCGTTTGATCGCCTCGTTAAGGGCGAGCGAAGCCAAATTAGCGCAAGCCCAGCGCGTCGCTCATTTGGGGAGTTGGGAGTTCGAGATCGACACCCAAGCGTTTAGCTGGTCGCAGCAATGTTATTCCATTTTCGGCGTGAGTGAGGACACCGTTCTCGATTACGAGGCTCACTTAGCCCAAATCCATCCCGAGGATCGCCCCCTATGGCAAGGGACGATCGCCCGAGCATTAGAAGATGGATGTTGTTATCAGTTTATCTATCGGGTTTACGGGGCGGACGGCTGCCTGCGCTACGTGGAAACCCGAGGAGAAGGAATTTTTGCCTCGCAGGAGAGGAATCCGGATCGCGCCGAGGACGGCGAGGAGGTTTGCGATCGCGTCGTTCGCTTATTCGGTACGGTGATGGACGTGACGGAACGACAAAAAGCGCAAATTGCCCTTCAGGAGTCGGAAGCGAAGTATCGGGCGTTGATGAATGAGGCGGTGGATGCGATTTTGCTCAGCGACGCCCAAGGCTATATTTTGGAAGCGAACAAGAAAGCCGAGCAGTTGTTGGGCTACAGCCAACAAGAGTTACGGGGAATGCACTCCCGCCAACTGTACCCCCGTCAAGAACGGAGTCGGATTTTGAGTAGTTTGCACCAAACCGCCCGGTACGGGAAGAGTGAAGTCCTCAATACTCAGGTATTGTGCCGGGATGGGTATACGATTTGGGTGGATCTGGCGTCGAGCGTGGTGGAGTGGGGGCGCGATCGCCGGGTGGAACAGTCGATTTTACGCGATATTACCTTCCGGATCGAAACCGAACGGATGTTGCGCCAACAAGCCCAACGGGAACGGTTGATGGGGTCGATCGCCCAGCAAATCCGCCAGTCGTTGGAGTTGTCGGAGATTTTGAACGCGGCGGTGGTGCGGGTGCGGCAATTCTTGCGCGGCGATCGGGTGGCGATCTTTCGGTTCGAGAGCGATTGGAGTGGCAAGATCGTCGCGGAATCGGTGGCGGAAGGGTGGACCTCGTTGATGGGATTGCAGATTGAGGATCCTTGTTTTCAGGAAAAATACGTACCCCTTTATCGAGGGGGGCGGATTCATCGCGTGGAGGACGTGGAGCGATCGCCCTTACCTCCGTGTTATTTACAGTTACTGGCTCGTTTTGAAGCGCGAGCCTGTTTGGTGGTGCCGATTGCCCAGGGCGAGCGCCTCTGGGGGCTCCTCGTCGCCCACCAATGTCGCAGCCCGCGCCCCTGGCCCGAGAGCGAGGTTAATTTTTTGAGTCAATTGGCGTCTCAAGTGGGGATTGCCACCCAGCAATCTCAATTGTACGAGGATTTGAAAGTGGCGAATGGGGAGTTGCAGCGACTGGCGACGTTGGACGGACTGACTCAGTTAGCGAATCGGCGACGCTTTGACGAGTATTTAGAGCAAGAATGGCGCCGTCTGGCGCGGGAACGCGAACCGTTGTCTTTGATTATGGCGGATATCGATTTTTTCAAGTCGTACAACGATACTTACGGTCACCAGGCGGGGGATGAATGTCTCAAGCAAGTGGCGCGGACGATCGCCGCCACGGTCAAACGTCCGGCGGATGTGGTGGCCCGTTACGGCGGCGAGGAGTTCGCGGTGATTTTACCGAAAACCAATTTACAAGGGGCCGAGTGGCTCGCTCGCCGGATTTGCGACCGGGTGCGGGGGTTACAATTACCTCACTCCGGATCGGCGATCGAGTCGTGGGTGACGCTCAGTTTGGGAACGGCGACTTGTATCCCGACTGCCGACGGGTCGGCGAATCTGCTGGTGGCTCACGCGGATCGGGCGTTGTACGAAGCCAAACTGCGCGGTCGCAATCGTTGTTATGCTCTGTTGAGTCACTGCACGCGCTGA
- the lptC gene encoding LPS export ABC transporter periplasmic protein LptC, with amino-acid sequence MPEVFARLKWASKKVAIRRSGLLCLCCALTIASNGCGAFQGGKESAPSTPTDEAIEKALTFNDVTLEQVDDEGKMVWKVRSPIARYSAENEVTYVERPEGELFRAGELVYKIRAKRGEVYQNGAKILLKEEIVATAVATKAVLEGEELEWLPAEDLLVVRNNVRGTHPEMEISGNEARAYSRAKRIELTGNAIGSTRQAPVLQLSGEHFVWQIDDRTVTSDRPIQIERYPCENVRDCAATDVAVSDRAQLKIDTKIADFQQNTEIRLTEPPLTVTGDRMVWDLDAQTIDSAQPVTLVQRKQELTFTGQRGRLEIDRKLAELTGGVTGVARNPEANLQADRMTWSIPTEEFEAQGDVIYRQSEPPMTLSGPKAFGKLRDRNVVVTGGNVVTDIIP; translated from the coding sequence GTGCCTGAAGTTTTTGCAAGACTCAAATGGGCGAGCAAAAAGGTCGCGATCCGCAGAAGTGGCCTGTTGTGCTTGTGCTGTGCGCTGACGATCGCCTCGAACGGCTGTGGCGCCTTTCAGGGGGGGAAAGAAAGTGCGCCTTCGACTCCGACGGACGAGGCGATCGAAAAAGCGCTGACCTTCAATGACGTGACCCTCGAACAGGTGGACGACGAGGGTAAGATGGTCTGGAAGGTGCGATCGCCGATCGCCCGTTACAGCGCCGAGAATGAAGTGACTTACGTAGAACGACCGGAAGGCGAATTATTTCGCGCCGGGGAGTTGGTCTATAAAATCCGCGCCAAACGGGGGGAAGTTTATCAAAACGGCGCCAAAATCTTGCTCAAAGAGGAGATCGTCGCTACGGCGGTTGCGACGAAAGCGGTGCTGGAAGGCGAGGAACTCGAATGGCTGCCCGCCGAAGATTTGCTCGTGGTCCGCAATAACGTGCGCGGAACTCATCCCGAAATGGAGATTTCCGGAAATGAAGCGCGCGCCTACAGTCGCGCCAAGCGGATTGAATTGACGGGGAACGCGATCGGATCCACCCGACAAGCCCCCGTGTTGCAATTGAGTGGCGAGCATTTCGTCTGGCAAATCGACGATCGCACCGTCACCAGCGATCGCCCCATCCAAATCGAGCGCTATCCGTGCGAGAACGTCCGAGACTGCGCCGCGACCGATGTCGCCGTCAGCGATCGCGCCCAATTGAAAATCGACACCAAAATCGCCGACTTTCAGCAAAATACCGAAATTCGCTTAACCGAACCGCCGTTAACCGTGACGGGCGATCGCATGGTGTGGGATCTCGACGCTCAAACCATCGATTCCGCCCAACCCGTCACCCTCGTCCAGCGAAAACAAGAATTAACCTTTACAGGTCAACGAGGACGCTTGGAAATCGACCGCAAACTCGCCGAATTGACCGGAGGCGTCACCGGAGTTGCCCGTAACCCAGAAGCGAACTTACAAGCCGACCGCATGACCTGGTCGATTCCAACGGAGGAATTTGAGGCGCAAGGGGATGTGATTTACCGCCAGAGCGAACCGCCGATGACCTTGAGTGGACCGAAAGCGTTTGGCAAGTTGCGCGATCGCAATGTCGTCGTCACCGGGGGGAATGTCGTTACCGATATTATTCCTTAG
- a CDS encoding LabA-like NYN domain-containing protein, whose translation MLQHPENNTIFTPEQVLENRGRVAIFIDGSNLFYAALQLGIEIDYTKLLCRLTAGSRLLRSFFYTGVDRTNEKQQGFLLWMRRNGYRVISKDLVQLPDGSKKANLDVEIAVDMMALVGSYDTAVLVSGDGDLAYAVDAVSYRGVRVEVVSLRSMTSDSLINVADRYIDLESIKEDIQKTPRHPNYTYRPLSGIGIADEHEERA comes from the coding sequence ATGTTACAACATCCTGAAAATAACACCATATTTACACCGGAACAGGTTTTAGAAAATCGGGGGCGCGTCGCGATTTTTATCGACGGGTCGAATTTATTTTATGCAGCCTTGCAATTGGGAATTGAAATTGATTACACCAAATTGCTCTGTCGCCTCACCGCCGGATCGCGGTTGCTGCGATCGTTCTTCTATACCGGGGTCGATCGCACCAACGAAAAACAACAGGGATTTTTGCTATGGATGCGACGCAACGGCTATCGGGTGATCTCTAAAGACTTAGTACAACTACCCGACGGCTCTAAAAAAGCCAACTTAGATGTGGAAATCGCCGTCGATATGATGGCCTTGGTGGGGTCCTACGATACCGCAGTGTTGGTCAGTGGAGACGGCGATCTCGCCTATGCGGTCGATGCAGTCAGTTATCGGGGAGTGCGCGTCGAAGTGGTCAGCTTGCGATCGATGACCAGCGACAGTTTGATCAATGTCGCCGATCGCTACATCGATTTAGAATCGATTAAAGAAGACATTCAAAAAACCCCAAGACACCCGAACTATACCTATCGGCCCCTGTCCGGGATCGGGATTGCCGACGAACACGAAGAACGTGCCTGA